Part of the Micromonospora rhizosphaerae genome is shown below.
CCGCCACTGGCGCGCGAAGGCCTGTAGCCGGGCCTCGGATTCCGGCCGGCCGGCGACGGCCGCCAGGGTGACACCGGGAATCGCGCCAGCCGCGAGCCGGCTGGCAATACCGTGGCCGAGCGCCCCCGTGCCGATTACCCCTACGCCCGTCATCCGTTCACCTCAGCGTCACGCAGGAAATTCCGGACGATTTCGTTGAACTTCGCCGATCTTTCGAAATACACCGAGTGACCGGCTCGCGGGACCGTCGTCACGCTGACCCGCAGCGGCCCGCTCGCGAGGATCTCGACGTTGGCGGGAGGGCAGACGACGTCCTCCGCGCCTACCAGCGCGAGCACTGGGCAGCGCACGGCCCGCAGCTCGTCGGGGTCGCGGACGCGCATGGCGTCCAAGGCCGCCCGGACCGCATCACGGTCCCATTCGCCACTCGAGCGGTCGATGTCGGCGAACAGCCGATGAAGTTCAGGTTGCTCCCGCGCCATCCGCTCGCCGGCCGCCGGATGCACGCCGCGGGCACGCAGCCTGCGGATCGTCGGGTCACCGCCGGTCGCGCCGAGCGATGCGAGCCCGGGATGTCTCAGGGTGCCTGTGCTGCCGGACAGCACCAGTGACGTGAGCCGGTCGGGAGCGCGCAGCGCGAACTCCATCGCCGTCCAGCCACCCATCGACTGCGCGACGATGGACACCCGCTCGAAGTCGAGGTGGTCGAGCAGCCGGGTCAGGTCATCGGCGAACCGTTGCGGCGACGGCTGGCCGGTGACATCGTCGCGCGACGGAGCGAACCCGCGGTGGCTGAAATTCA
Proteins encoded:
- a CDS encoding alpha/beta fold hydrolase; protein product: MTDPAAVPVNGASLAVADGSLHYTLSGHGPVVVFAHGLGGNHRSWWQQVPYFAQRYTCLNFSHRGFAPSRDDVTGQPSPQRFADDLTRLLDHLDFERVSIVAQSMGGWTAMEFALRAPDRLTSLVLSGSTGTLRHPGLASLGATGGDPTIRRLRARGVHPAAGERMAREQPELHRLFADIDRSSGEWDRDAVRAALDAMRVRDPDELRAVRCPVLALVGAEDVVCPPANVEILASGPLRVSVTTVPRAGHSVYFERSAKFNEIVRNFLRDAEVNG